In Fundulus heteroclitus isolate FHET01 unplaced genomic scaffold, MU-UCD_Fhet_4.1 scaffold_98, whole genome shotgun sequence, one DNA window encodes the following:
- the LOC110367804 gene encoding uncharacterized protein LOC110367804 isoform X2 produces MSLKKMAEPNMGHSPASQAHWGSVMCPRCQKGILSSIVFNAAMNVRCHFQLDLFKPWKKNTAFSSLSFTRSEQDAVKHKDTVECPHCEKFFWLCIDFESTYSPQEYKVNLSITTQKDENQGSQSSWKGWPVSMSGKPVILVLMHHTRDDDYSTAGISWSEVYENVMLDVHLFFHETKPGLLACRQNDEAFSIITNELKKCSKLFG; encoded by the exons GCTCACTGGGGCTCAGTAATGTGTCCACGATGTCAAAAAGGCATTCTTTCTTCTATCGTATTTAATGCGGCGATGAATGTCCGTTGTCATTTCCAACTGGATCTGTTTAaaccatggaaaaaaaatacagccttCAGCAGCTTGAGCTTTACTCGTTCAGAACAG GATGCTGTGAAACACAAGGACACAGTCGAGTGTCCACATTGTGAAAAGTTTTTTTGGCTGTGTATTGACTTTGAAAGTACTTACTCACCCCAAGAATATAAAGTTAACCTGTCCATCACAACTCAGAAG GATGAAAATCAGGGAAGCCAATCAAGCT GGAAGGGATGGCCAG tGTCTATGTCGGGTAAACCAGTCATTTTGGTTCTGATGCACCACACCAGAGATGATGACTATTCAACTGCAGGAATCAGCTGGTCTGAAGTGTATGAAAATGTTATGCTTGATGTTCACCTTTTCTTCCATGAGACTAAGCCAGGATTGTTGGCATGTAGACAAAATGACGAGGCTTTTAGCATTATTACAAATGAGTTAAAAAAGTGTTCCAAACTTTTTGGTTAA
- the LOC110367804 gene encoding uncharacterized protein LOC110367804 isoform X1, which translates to MSLKKMAEPNMGHSPASQAHWGSVMCPRCQKGILSSIVFNAAMNVRCHFQLDLFKPWKKNTAFSSLSFTRSEQDAVKHKDTVECPHCEKFFWLCIDFESTYSPQEYKVNLSITTQKDENQGSQSSWKGWPGITFMPIPKRVKVFYMCTGQTFGADNEVKEQLVERNLPFTRVEETSLEDCYVIVLFCPITSRVGSDVESCMANTTVSMSGKPVILVLMHHTRDDDYSTAGISWSEVYENVMLDVHLFFHETKPGLLACRQNDEAFSIITNELKKCSKLFG; encoded by the exons GCTCACTGGGGCTCAGTAATGTGTCCACGATGTCAAAAAGGCATTCTTTCTTCTATCGTATTTAATGCGGCGATGAATGTCCGTTGTCATTTCCAACTGGATCTGTTTAaaccatggaaaaaaaatacagccttCAGCAGCTTGAGCTTTACTCGTTCAGAACAG GATGCTGTGAAACACAAGGACACAGTCGAGTGTCCACATTGTGAAAAGTTTTTTTGGCTGTGTATTGACTTTGAAAGTACTTACTCACCCCAAGAATATAAAGTTAACCTGTCCATCACAACTCAGAAG GATGAAAATCAGGGAAGCCAATCAAGCT GGAAGGGATGGCCAG gGATAACCTTTATGCCAATACCAAAGAGAGTGAAGGTTTTCTATATGTGCACTGGTCAGACGTTTGGTGCCGATAATGAAGTAAAGGAGCAATTAGTAGAGAGAAATTTGCCATTTACTCGTGTGGAGGAAACATCACTGGAAGACTGTTATGTCATCGTTCTCTTCTGTCCAATCACATCCCGGGTTGGATCAGACGTGGAATCATGCATGGCAAATACAACAG tGTCTATGTCGGGTAAACCAGTCATTTTGGTTCTGATGCACCACACCAGAGATGATGACTATTCAACTGCAGGAATCAGCTGGTCTGAAGTGTATGAAAATGTTATGCTTGATGTTCACCTTTTCTTCCATGAGACTAAGCCAGGATTGTTGGCATGTAGACAAAATGACGAGGCTTTTAGCATTATTACAAATGAGTTAAAAAAGTGTTCCAAACTTTTTGGTTAA